The Hyalangium gracile genomic sequence CCGAGCTCAAGCGCAGCTGGGATGAGCTGGTGCAGTCCGCCAGCGAGGTGCTGGAAGAGGGAAGGTTGCGCGTCGGCGAGCTGCGGCGGCTCGTCAACCGCGTGGAGCTGACGGCGGCCGCTCGGGTCAGCATCCTCCGCGAGGTGCTGGCCAAGGCGCCAGACGACGTCCTCCGCAAGGTCGTGGAGGCATTGCCGGTGGGCGAGCTTCCGGTGGATCAGGTGGTGGCGGCGTACCAGCGGCTTTCGGCCTCGGGAGCGGCGGGTGCCCTGGCTGTGGAGGCCCTGGGCCGATTCGTGGGAGGCCTCACCAACCCGAATGCCTGGTGGCGCCTCTGTGGCCTCGAGGACGGGATGCTGCCAGGGCCAACGGTCTTGGAGACGGCGCTGAAGAACCTGTCGGAGTTGCTGCGCCAACTCGCGGTGAGCGTGTTGACCTTCGCCTCCGCCTCGGAAGCCGAGCGGGTAGCCGACCGGTTCGAGCGCATCCGCCAGGTGCTGGCGCTCATCGAGCGCGGCGTGCCCCTGCCCGCCGAGCGCATCGCCGACATCAACCTGCGCGTCCCGGATGCCGTGCGCGCCCGGATGCGCGAGGCTTATGAGGCCCTGGTGGCCGCCGGTGCCACGCCGGCCGCGGCACTGCTCGAGGCCGTGGCGCGAGAGATCACCCGGGCGGCCGAACAGGGACTCGCGGGCGCCACGGAGCTCAAGCCGTGCATCGAAGTGCTGGCGGAGCTCGCCTCGGGCCTGTCGGAGGGGACCATGCTCCTCCAAGAGCTGCCTTCCCGAGTGCTCGTGGGAGACGGCACGGCAGTCGAGTTCAGGACGGCGATCCTCCAGGCCATGAAGGAGGGCGTTGGCGCCCTCTTCCAGGCCGCGAACCTCAACCCCAGGACGGCAACCGCCATCCGCGGAACCGTCCTAGAGGCGCGTGCCTTCGTGGCCCGGGCCATTCGGGCGCTGGAGACCGAGGGGAAGACGGGCGAGCGAGCAGTGAGCTTCGACCAGCGTTTCCTCTCGGCGGAGGCGGTGTTCGGCCAGCCGCTGTCCATCGTACTGTTCGGGAAGTCGCGGCAGGAGATTGCCCCACTGCTCGGCGCGCTGGAGGAGACGTTGAGCGGCAGGCTGCCCCAGGCCAACGGAGTGCTGAGGGCGGTGCTGAACGCCGGCCTCGAGCCGGTTACCGACCCGGCCCTGGGCAAAACTGCCGCGGCGACGCCCCTGCTCAAAGCGTTGGAGAGCGTCGAGCTGGGCCTCGCCGGAGGGAAGAAGGCGCTGGCCGATCCCATCGCCTACACGCGCTTCCTCGCGGCCGATGTGCTCCTCAAGGAGGTCCTGCCCGTCATGCCTCCGCCGGGTGATGGGAAGGTCCTCCAGGCATCCCTGGAGAAGGCGCTGGCCAGCGGCGAGGGCATCGAGTACCCGGCGCCCGTGAATGGCACGCCTCCGGCGGAGTCCCCGGACGAGCTGACACGGGTGCTGTCCAACCCGGGCGCGCAGGCCATGCTGGCGGTGCTGGCGAGCGCCTATCCCGCGGTGGGGATCGCTGTGAAGGCGGTCACCCTGGTCAATGCGTGGCTGAGCGGGACCAAGGAGAAGGAGCTGGGCGCCAGCCAGGCCAAGGCGGCGATGGCCGAGACCCGGAGCCTGGATCAGCAGGTGATGGAGGCGCGGCACCAGCGGGAGCTGGCGGCGCTCGAGTTGCTCGTCGCGCATGACGAGGTCGAGCGGGCGCAAGAGTCGCTCAGCGCGCTCAATCAGGTGGAAGGCTTCGCGGGGAGCGTGCAGGACCGCGACGTGTATCTCCAGCGGGTGGCTTACCAGCGCATCTGGACGCGCATAGAGCTGCTCTCGTATCAGCTCTACATCATCCAGCGAGCGTTCGAGTACGAGTTCGACGCCGAGTTGGGGGAGATCTTCCAGCGCTGGCCGATGCTGCAGCGCTTCCAGCCGCTGCTCCAGCTGTCCCCCGGAATACTGACCGGGGAGTTCGACCGCACCAATGTCCACCAGGATCTGCTCCAGCATGCGGCGGATCTGGAGAATCTGCCCGAGGCGTTGCAGTTGGTGCAGGACATGGCGCTGGAGACGCGCTACCGCGCGACCGTGACGCTGTCGCTGCGGCATGACTTCCCGGATGCATGGGAGCAGTTCCGCCGATTCGGACCGCCCATCAGCTTCGAGACGAAGCTCCCGATGTTCTCGGGGCTGGCACAGAGCGATCGCACCTTCCGCCACTCGATCAAGATCGCCCGGGTAGAGGTCAAGCCGCGGTTCCCGAACCTGCCTGGGGGACCTCCTGGCGTGGCGTCCATGCCTTCGGAGACGGTGGCGTTGGCGGACCTCACGGTGAGCATGGTGAGCCCACGCAAGATGGGTGAGCGGCTGGAGGCGTCACGCGAGAGCAAGCGACAGCAGTCGCTGCGCCTGGTCTTCGAGCATCCCGACCGACTGGGCCTGGCTCTCTTCCACAGCGGCGAAGGCTACCAGGTTGACGAGCGTGGCCACCTGCGCTGGGTGGAGTGGGGGCCGCAGGTGCTCGACAGCAACCTGGAAGTGGCCGACCCGGAGGCGCACTACAACGCGCTGGAAGGCCTGACGCCGGCCGCGCGCTGGGATCTGCTACTGGACCCCGCGGCGGGGATCCGCCCCGAGGATCTGGAGGACATCCTGCTCGTCGTGACCTTCACGTACGGCCGGCACGAGGCGAACGTGCGGCTGGCCTACAACACCCTGAAGGATGCCGTGCGCAGCAACACCTTCGTCGAGGCAAACGAGGCGCTCCGGCAGGCGGAGCCCGCTGGTAGCCCGAACGGAGCGCAGGCGCTCGTCACCAAGCAGGTGGAGCTGCTGCGCTCGCGGCTCTCCTAGGACGAAGGCCGTGGAGGCTCACGAACCGCTGAAGCGCTCCTCCACGAGGAACGGCTCGCAGGGGCGGCCCTCGAGATCACGGAAGGCGACATGGGGCTGGATCGCCTTCCGCTAATCTCCGTACTGGCTGTATTCGGTGCCGTTGCGCCACACGTGCAGGGACATCGCATGGAGCCCCTCCCCCACCCTCACGAAGGCGGGATGGCCCGGGCCGTTCCACTGGCCTCCGAGCGCGGAGCTGTGGCTGTCGATGAGGATGCGCTCGTCTCGCACGCTGTTGGAGAGCAGGTCGAGCTTCGCGATGTACGTGCGGTACTGGGAGTTGCCGAAGAAGCCCGCGCTGTAGATGAGGTACGACTGGCCGTTCTCGTGCACCACGAACTGGCCTTCGATCAGGCCATCGTGGTGGGGCCCGTTGGTGAGCAGGACCTTCGCCGGGCCCAGGAGCTCGATGCGGCCGTCGGCATCCTGCCGGAACTCGTGCGAGAGGATGGGCGTGGGGGCCTTGCGCGGCTGCCCCGTTGCCGGGTCCTTCCACTGCAGCCCGTTGCCATCCACCTTGGTGAGCAGGAACGTCCGCTCCCGGCCCTCCGAGTCGGTGGCCGCGGCCACGTGGCCGTCAATCATGCCGACGACGGAGTTCTCCCCGGCGGGCCCACCCGGATAGTCGGGCGCCACGTCCTTCACGCGGACGTTGATGTCGAGGAAGCCGTGGTCCTTCCACTCGCCATCGATGGCGGAGGCGGTGGCGTAGGCCGAGCGCAGGATGCCGGCCCGATCGCGAGCGGTGTAGTGCAGCGTGAGCCGGCGTGGCGCTCGTCGATCTCGGGGGCCCAGCGAGCCACGACGAGATCCCTGGGAAGGTCGGGCGAGAGCGGATCGAGCTCGCCGGCGTTCCACCACGCGGGGAGCTTTCCCTCGGGGAAGATGGCGCGGTGCTTGCCGTCCACGATGTGCGGCGTCCAGGAACCACCCACGAGGCGATACAGCCGGAAGGCGAACGGCTGATCGTTGGTGGTGGCAATCAGCCAGAGGCCGGCGGTGCGCGCGCCGCCGGGGCTCTTGGCGGTCAGCCGCAGCACGAACGGGTCCGGCATGGGCTCGTGGATGAGGGGCTCGGGGACGCGCTGCAGGTTCGCGACGATGTCCTGGAGAGTGCGCGACGCCTCCGGCGGAACGTCGAAGACGGCTGCCGGGTCCTTCAAGGCATTGTCGCGGAGGCGGTTCGGCTCGAGCCGCTGGGTACCTGCGGTGGCATTCGGAGTCTGGGAGTCGGAGGGGGAGCTCACACGGGTGCGCAAGGTAGCGGAGGGGTCCTTTCGGGTTCCAGCGTTGGAGCCTGGGCGGCGGGGGTGTCGCGGTGCACGTCCTGGTAGGCGGACCCGAGCGTGGGAGTATCCGTGGCGAGCTGGCACATGACAGCGTCCTTGCCAACGAGGTGCTCGACCACCGCCAGCAGGTCCTCATCCTCGAAGAGGCGAGGCTCGGCGAAAGGCGCGGTGAACGGCAGCGTCACGTAGTAGCGGGACGGGCCACGGTTGGGCAGGTGTCCCTCGCGGGCGATGTGAGCCTCGAGCAGCGGAGAGAACGCCTCCCGCCACGCCGTCAGGATCTCCGGTGGGAAGTGCTGCGGAAGCACGCAGAAGCCGTCGGTGAGCGCCTGCTGGGCAAAGGCCTCGATCTGCTGGGGGGAGTATCGAGCTTGCGTCATGGCGGAAGTGAACCTCTCTTTTCCGTCGAGCGCTACGCTACTCCTCGGAATATTCTGGCGTGACGACGGTGACAGCCATGCTGAGTGAAGGGTTCTACTTCTGCCACTCCTTCGACTTCGGGATGCCTCTCGAGACCATCACATCCCCAACAGCCGGTTCGACTTGTGGGTGAACAAGCTCGGCCTGGGGGTCGCCTTCCAGAGGGTGACCGGAGTGAGCACCTGAAAGCAGGCGCTCGACATCTTCAACGCGGAGCGGCTGGGGACTGCCGGACCACCGTGTACCGCCTGTGCGACCGGGGCCCACTGCCCCACATCCGCATCTCCAACTCGATCCGAGTCAACGTGGAAGCCTTGGAGCAGTTCCTGAGGGAGCACACAGAGCAAGGGCCGTAGCTGAGGCCCTGTTGCTTCAGCCACGCCGGAGGAAATCGCGCTCTTGGAACCGGCAGGATGCAAGAGCCTCCGCGTAAACACGCTGGGCTGGTCCACGACTCCTAGCCGCCCGCTTCGGGGCAAGCTCACTCAGCCGACCGTCCACCCGCCGTGGACTCCACCGTCCACACTGTGAGGCCCACGCCCCATGAAGGAGAGCCGAACTTTGCAGAGCCTACTTACCCGCCGCGCGCTCGCCGCTCGGACGGATGGTTCGCATCCCAGACGAGTTCCTTGTACTTGTCGAGGAGGTACGCGGAGAGCTGCTTGATATCGGAGGGCGTGTTCTCGATCTCGTTCCACTTGAGCTTTTGCCCTGGCCCCAAATCCCAAAACCCATCGGTCCACCTGCACACCTCCTTCAGGGGCGTCAGATCCTGGGCAAACAACTCCCGCTTGAGGTGGATCCGGTTCCGATACCGGTCAGCGATGGTGTCCATGAGCAGGCCCATGCTCAGGATGCCGGCACCATGCATGAGCCGTGACTTCTTGGGTGGTTTTGCCCAAGCTTCGGGGAAGACATCACTGACGGCCCCCCAGTAGGCGCACAGGATGGTGACCATCGGATCGATGGCCCCTCCCGCCCCATCATCCGAGCGAAAGCGGTAAAGGACCCCCTCGTTCAGGCTGTTCTCCAGCATCCTCAAGATGGAGTTGTCCTTGATGATGCCACTGGGGTTCGTGGGCGTCTGGATGAGACCGCGGAAGGGTGAATGCCTCTTGGCATTGAGGATGTTGAGGAGCTGGGACGGGAAGCGCTTCTTGAGCAGGCTCGACGGGAGACGCGACTCGGTGTTGGGGAGCAGCTCATAGACCAGGCCCTTCGCGAGCGGCTTGGTGGAGTTGACCAGGATGAACTGGTCGGTCTGCTCGGACACATCGTCCGTGATGAAGGCCACCACGCTCAGCGGGAATGAGTCGAGGCTCGAATCGCGGACTGCGGCAAGCCGCTGCTGCCCATCCACGACAAAAGCCGGTTTGTCCTCATCGAGCATGTCCTCCTCGAAGGGGATGCGCAGGGTTCCAGGGCGGGAGTACCCCTCGGGATGGAACTCCGAACCCGCCGGATCGAAGTGCACGCTAGAATTGAAGGCCAGCACGACCGCATTGGGAATCATCGGGCTGGGGCCCTCGATGAATCGCTTGATCTCGTCGATGTGAGAAAGGACCTCGGGCCGTTGGTAGCCGCGAAGCTCCCCTTCCTCATCCCTTCTCACACGAGAGATGGTCGAGAAGCGGTGGACCAGTTTCCCGTCTACGGAGAAGACGTACAACATCCGCTTCGGCCCTTGCTTCACCTGAAGCGCGGGGAGCCGAAGCTCACGCGTTTTCGCCATTGCCACACCCTCCATGCCAACAGAAAGCCGCATCCCGCTACGCGGCGTCTTCTAGGCGCAGACCTAGTTCGCTTCGAAGCTTTCGGTAGAAGACCCAGACGTTATGGAATCCGCGGCGCCGGTTGCGCTCCGCCCCGCGGAAGAGAATGACGTGGTGCCCAATGGAGCGGCAGACCTCGCAACCACACTTCTTCCAGGGTTGGTCCGACAGCACCTCTCGGTACACGTCCGCCCTGCTCTGCCGGCTCTTGGCCGCACTCGCCTTCTTTTCCTTGGGCGTGCTCTCGGCGCAGAGTTCCTCGTACTCGGTCAGCGCCTCTACCGCTGCGTCGATGTCCAACTTCCCATTGTTGAAGGCCGCCATGGCCGAGAGCGCAGCCTTCTCCAGCTTGCGAGCGGTCTCCTGACGAATGACTCCGGAGGAGATCTTCTTCTGGAGCTTGGCGTTTCCTTCGACCTGGGGAATCCGGATCGCACTGTAGGTCCGGCTTAGGGTGTAATAGTTGTCCGATGCATCCTTGAAGGCCTGCCGCAGAGGCGACGTGCCATCGATGCTCGCTACCCCCAGGGTCGCGAACGCATTCATGTGGTCGAGCCGAGTCACTCCCAGGAGATGCAGCCGGGTCTTCGGCTTCCGGACCTCCGCGATCTTCTCTAGCGAGGCGAGAACCTCCGCAGTCTTGAGCGGGACCATGCCGCCGAGCGCGATATAGGAGTATCCCATCGCTTGGAGTTCCTTGACCGCATGAGCGTAGGACTTCGGGCTCCATCCCTGGGCGACGCCAATGGGGATAAAGCCCTCTTTCCGCGCTTTGCAGCGCGTCCAGAACTCCTCTGCGAGGCTCAGGGTGAGGGCCTGCCGATCCTTGACTTCATCGGGCGGTTTGGCCCCCTTAAGGTCCCAATCGGGCTGGTAGGACAGGATCACATGATCCACTGACAGCCCGTAATCGAAGCGGCAGTCGGAGTAGAAGTTGATGACCTCGTCAGCGGTGTACGGGGGGACCTTCTCCTTGACATAGGTGAAGGCACCACAGTCGCCCATGACCTCGAGGGGG encodes the following:
- a CDS encoding glycoside hydrolase family protein, which translates into the protein MAPDYPGGPAGENSVVGMIDGHVAAATDSEGRERTFLLTKVDGNGLQWKDPATGQPRKAPTPILSHEFRQDADGRIELLGPAKVLLTNGPHHDGLIEGQFVVHENGQSYLIYSAGFFGNSQYRTYIAKLDLLSNSVRDERILIDSHSSALGGQWNGPGHPAFVRVGEGLHAMSLHVWRNGTEYSQYGD
- a CDS encoding helix-turn-helix domain-containing protein, which gives rise to MYRLCDRGPLPHIRISNSIRVNVEALEQFLREHTEQGP
- the dbpB gene encoding DGQHR domain-containing protein DpdB, whose amino-acid sequence is MAKTRELRLPALQVKQGPKRMLYVFSVDGKLVHRFSTISRVRRDEEGELRGYQRPEVLSHIDEIKRFIEGPSPMIPNAVVLAFNSSVHFDPAGSEFHPEGYSRPGTLRIPFEEDMLDEDKPAFVVDGQQRLAAVRDSSLDSFPLSVVAFITDDVSEQTDQFILVNSTKPLAKGLVYELLPNTESRLPSSLLKKRFPSQLLNILNAKRHSPFRGLIQTPTNPSGIIKDNSILRMLENSLNEGVLYRFRSDDGAGGAIDPMVTILCAYWGAVSDVFPEAWAKPPKKSRLMHGAGILSMGLLMDTIADRYRNRIHLKRELFAQDLTPLKEVCRWTDGFWDLGPGQKLKWNEIENTPSDIKQLSAYLLDKYKELVWDANHPSERRARGG
- the dpdA gene encoding tRNA-guanine transglycosylase DpdA; translation: MKFFFPDSQDLVDPSFDFETERRAELRVRQRDDLYAHEVFRSRAYDGLLVSKGIVDGYGQVGSRYTIGQKHRLLRNGVKEFLRIDKVPYPLEVMGDCGAFTYVKEKVPPYTADEVINFYSDCRFDYGLSVDHVILSYQPDWDLKGAKPPDEVKDRQALTLSLAEEFWTRCKARKEGFIPIGVAQGWSPKSYAHAVKELQAMGYSYIALGGMVPLKTAEVLASLEKIAEVRKPKTRLHLLGVTRLDHMNAFATLGVASIDGTSPLRQAFKDASDNYYTLSRTYSAIRIPQVEGNAKLQKKISSGVIRQETARKLEKAALSAMAAFNNGKLDIDAAVEALTEYEELCAESTPKEKKASAAKSRQSRADVYREVLSDQPWKKCGCEVCRSIGHHVILFRGAERNRRRGFHNVWVFYRKLRSELGLRLEDAA